A region of Salvia splendens isolate huo1 chromosome 17, SspV2, whole genome shotgun sequence DNA encodes the following proteins:
- the LOC121774250 gene encoding cell division cycle-associated protein 7-like — MAVEASLGSSVASPSAENVKSTGKSAAGTQVSNSGDGVYCHQCRQKTRAPTAACKNLTKKKPCSVKICRRCLWNRYGEDLEEVASLEEWKCPKCRLACNCSVCLKRRGLQPMGILTSAAKATGFSPVTEMLTVEGSDHGKVGNAMNGSLENDVLSARKKGKESLDVDDNTPSKRMKHSKLAETSHTIREEIVLPVETSQTFKLG, encoded by the exons ATGGCGGTTGAAGCATCCCTAGGTAGTTCTGTGGCTTCTCCGTCTGCAGAGAACGTTAAATCAACCGGAAAATCAGCTGCCGGTACCCAAGTTAGTAATTCTGGTGACGGGGTATATTGCCATCAG TGTCGTCAAAAAACCAGGGCTCCCACCGCAGCATGCAAGAATCTTACGAAGAAGAAACCCTGTTCAGTAAAGATATGTCGCAGATGCCTATGGAACAG GTACGGTGAAGATTTGGAGGAAGTAGCTAGTTTGGAGGAATGGAAGTGCCCAAAATGCAGGCTCGCTTGCAACTGCAGTGTGTGCTT GAAGAGAAGGGGCCTTCAACCCATGGGTATACTTACTAGTGCAGCAAAAGCGACTGGATTCTCTCCAGTCACCGAGATGCTAACTGTTGAGGGTTCAGATCATGGAAAGGTTGGTAATGCCATGAATGGGTCTCTGGAAAAT GATGTATTATCTGCTAGAAAGAAAGGGAAGGAAAGCTTGGATGTAGATGATAATACCCCTTCGAAGAGAATGAAACATTCTAAACTGGCTGAAACCAGCCACACTATTCGTGAAGAAATTGTGCTGCCAGTGGAAACCAGCCAAACATTCAAATTGGGCTGA
- the LOC121775066 gene encoding uncharacterized protein LOC121775066, translating into MAVEASLGNSVASPSAENVKSTGKSDAGSQVSNSGDGVYCHQCRQKTRAPAAACKNLMKKKPCLVKICGKCLWNRYGEVVEEVASLEECKCPKCKGACNCSVCLKRRGLQPMGVLTNAAKATGFSSVTEMPTAEGSDNGTVGNAMNGSLENDADDNTSSKRMKLSKLSETSQTIPNDIVLPVGTDSSSVDGIDVPAEDVRNALEFLEFCYVFGEILKLKDGEALCVLRDIFHGRTAKQGRSCPVVLFHVHLLSIIKEEEGEKIAKPNPSSWFSVLKKCFAESERVLKMLGMHYLEKASDYDALNASEMLRVLNLLCIHALGTKKLRNWIKHQKIQFDQKAEEAKLNVFEARGEKIKEDTAKANDARVGEEEAIVSLNRSAAEQAHGKLLESEAMLLKLHQTADATRVEPIFTECSGQLYWKYKCGDESDVLHQDVGKEDTLTLNEKWFALGAEEK; encoded by the exons ATGGCGGTTGAAGCATCCCTAGGTAATTCTGTGGCGTCTCCGTCGGCAGAGAACGTTAAATCAACCGGAAAATCGGATGCCGGTAGCCAAGTTAGTAATTCTGGTGACGGGGTATATTGCCATCAG TGTCGTCAAAAAACCAGGGCTCCCGCAGCAGCATGCAAGAATCTTATGAAGAAGAAACCCTGTTTAGTAAAGATATGTGGCAAATGCCTATGGAACAG GTACGgtgaagtggtggaggaagtagCTAGTTTGGAGGAATGTAAGTGCCCGAAATGCAAGGGCGCTTGTAACTGCAGTGTGTGCTT GAAGAGAAGAGGCCTTCAACCCATGGGTGTACTTACCAATGCAGCAAAAGCGACTGGATTCTCTTCCGTCACCGAGATGCCAACTGCTGAGGGTTCAGATAATGGAACGGTTGGTAATGCCATGAATGGGTCTCTGGAAAAT GATGCAGATGATAATACCTCTTCAAAGAGAATGAAACTCTCTAAATTGTCTGAAACCAGCCAGACTATTCCTAACGATATTGTGCTGCCAGTCGGAACAGACTCGAGCAGTGTGGATGGCATTGATGTACCTGCAGAAGATGTTAGAAATGCTTTGGAGTTTCTAGAATTTTGTTATGTTTTTGGAGAG ATCCTAAAATTGAAAGATGGGGAAGCATTATGTGTCCTTCGAGATATATTTCATGGGCGAACTGCAAAGCAAGGCAGATCATGTCCGGTTGTCCTGTTTCATGTACACCTGCTATCAATAATTAAAGAGGAAGAGGGAGAGAA GATTGCGAAGCCGAATCCGAGCTCGTGGTTCAGTGTGCTAAAGAAATGCTTTGCTGAATCTGAACGTGTTCTTAAAATGTTGGGGATGCATTATTTAGAGAAGGCTTCCGACTATGATGCTTTAAATGCTTCAGAAATGCTTAGGGTCTTAAATCTCCTATGCATTCATGCTCTTGGCACAAA AAAGCTAAGAAATTGGATAAAACACCAAAAAATACAATTTGACCAGAAGGCAGAAGAAGCTAAACTTAACGTTTTTGAAGCAAGAGGCGAG AAAATAAAAGAGGACACTGCCAAAGCTAATGACGCTAGGGTTGGGGAGGAAGAAGCAATTGTTTCTCTTAATAGATCTGCTGCAGAGCAAGCTCATGGAAAGCTGCTCGAGTCAGAGGCAATGCTTTTGAAGC TTCATCAGACAGCTGATGCTACAAGAGTAGAGCCCATCTTCACGGAGTGCAGTGGTCAATTGTATTGGAAATATAAATGTGGTGATGAATCTGATGTACTGCATCAAG ATGTTGGGAAAGAGGATACTCTTACCTTAAATGAAAAATGGTTTGCTCTCGGTGCtgaagaaaaataa
- the LOC121773444 gene encoding uncharacterized protein DDB_G0275933-like: MGYLDEARENHVKKKVEEALRSKMKQKALKECDQYVSKYAECAVGRTLSVVWTCRGQAKELNTCLHQYTNDSVLEKMKKEYMLQQEGKGSLSL; the protein is encoded by the exons ATGGGCTACCTAGATGAAGCCAGAGAGAATCACGTTAAGAAGAAGGTCGAAGAAG CTTTGCGCAGTAAGATGAAACAGAAAGCACTGAAAGAATGTGATCAATACGTGTCCAAATATGCTGAATGTGCTGTAGGCAGAACACTATCCGTTGTTTGGACATGTCGTGGTCAAGCTAAGGAGTTGAATACATGCCTCCATCAATA CACAAATGATTCTGTGTTggaaaaaatgaagaaagaatacATGCTCCAACAGGAGGGAAAGGGGTCTTTAAGCCTTTGA
- the LOC121773478 gene encoding ultraviolet-B receptor UVR8-like: protein MASKTAVIAWGSGEDGQLGIGNNEEKEWVCTIDALSSEKVCSVVAGSRNSLAIGEDGKLFTWGWNQRGTLGHPPETKTENVPSQVKALTNVKIVQAAIGGWHCLAVDDQGRAYAWGGNEYGQCGEEPERKDDTGRLVRRDIVIPQRCAPKLSVRQVAAGGTHSVVLTREGHVWTWGQPWPPGDIKQISTPVRVQGLASVRVIAVGAFHNLALLDNGTVMAWGNNEYGQLGTGDTQPRSQPVPVQGLSDLNLVDIAAGGWHSTALTDDGEVYGWGRGEHGRLGFGVDKSSKMVPQRVQLLVADETVQVSCGGTHSVALTRDGRMYSFGRGDHGRLGYGRKATTGHPAEVPINIPPTKDLSAEEGSWCATLVACGGRHTLALIEWRDHEQQLL, encoded by the exons ATGGCCTCCAAAACCGCCGTCATTGCATG GGGTTCGGGGGAAGACGGCCAGTTAGGAATCGGAAATAATGAAGAGAAAGAGTGGGTTTGCACCATCGACGCCCTTAGCTCTGAAAAAGTGTGCTCCGTCGTCGCCGGCAGCCGCAATTCCCTCGCTATTGGTGAAGACGGCAAG TTGTTTACTTGGGGTTGGAATCAAAGAGGCACCTTGGGGCATCCACCGGAGACCAAAACTGAGAATGTTCCTAGTCAAGTTAAGGCTCTTACTAATGTCAAGATAGTCCAG GCTGCTATTGGTGGTTGGCATTGCTTGGCTGTTGATGATCAAGGCCGAGCCTATGCGTGGG GTGGTAATGAGTACGGGCAGTGTGGTGAAGAACCTGAGCGTAAAGATGATACGGGCAGACTGGTTAGAAGGGATATTGTGATTCCACAGAGATGTGCGCCAAAACTTTCAGTTCGTCAG GTAGCTGCTGGTGGGACGCATTCAGTAGTCCTAACGCGGGAAGGACATGTTTGGACATGGGGTCAACCATGGCCTCCCGGTGATAT AAAACAAATTTCCACTCCAGTCCGAGTGCAAGGCCTAGCCAGCGTGAGAGTTATTGCAGTTGGAGCATTTCATAACTTGGCCCTTCTTGATAATGGAACTGTAATGGCATGGGGTAATAATGAGTATGGCCAGCTTGGAACCGGTGATACACAGCCACGATCGCAACCAGTACCCGTCCAAGGACTATCCGATCTTAATTTG GTTGATATTGCTGCAGGAGGATGGCATTCTACTGCATTGACTGATGATGGAGAA GTGTATGGGTGGGGTAGAGGGGAGCATGGGAGACTGGGTTTTGGAGTTGACAAGAGCAGCAAAATGGTTCCTCAAAGGGTTCAACTTCTAGTAGCCGACGAAACAGTGCAG GTGTCTTGTGGAGGTACGCATTCTGTTGCGTTAACACGGGATGGTCGCATGTACTCG TTTGGACGAGGAGACCATGGGCGTTTGGGTTATGGAAGGAAAGCAACTACTGGGCATCCAGCTGAAGTGCCTATAAACATCCCTCCTACTAAGGATCTGAGTGCGGAAGAAGGCAGTTGGTGCGCGACCCTCGTCGCTTGTGGTGGCCGCCACACGCTGGCTCTCATAGAATGGCGTGATCATGAGCAGCAGCTCCTCTGA